Proteins from one Microbacterium faecale genomic window:
- a CDS encoding SIP domain-containing protein yields MTSQQISIAHDDTRCRARRHARAQHLVVADETTLVDVELLLATLPLCASGRVFLEVPDASWIGRISAPPRMTVTWLDRSARRGAPGTSALCKRGVAITRAAIAYADEMLCDESASATHVTLLGGYLATADIVEHLTGEIGIDRSAITVRDALAAYV; encoded by the coding sequence ATGACGAGCCAGCAGATCAGCATCGCGCACGACGACACCCGTTGTCGCGCACGGCGCCACGCCCGCGCTCAGCACCTCGTCGTCGCTGACGAGACGACCCTCGTGGATGTCGAGCTTCTGCTCGCGACATTGCCGCTGTGCGCGTCGGGTCGCGTGTTCCTCGAGGTTCCCGACGCGTCGTGGATCGGTCGCATCTCCGCGCCCCCGCGGATGACGGTCACGTGGCTCGATCGCTCGGCACGCCGCGGTGCCCCCGGCACCAGCGCACTGTGCAAGCGCGGCGTCGCGATTACGCGCGCGGCCATCGCATACGCGGACGAAATGCTGTGCGACGAGAGCGCATCCGCGACGCACGTCACTCTGCTGGGTGGCTACCTCGCGACGGCCGATATCGTCGAGCACCTCACCGGCGAGATCGGCATCGATCGCTCCGCCATCACGGTGCGCGACGCGCTCGCCGCGTACGTCTGA